A segment of the Mogibacterium diversum genome:
GAATAGCCTTGGCATCGAGACTATTGTGACTGATCACCATACTATAAAAGATGTGATTGCGCCAGGAATCGTCATCAATCCCAAGGCGCCAGAAGATACTTATCCCTTTAAGGGTCTTGCAGGGGTAGGGGTAGCATATAAACTTGCATTAGCGCTTAGTCGTAACTGTGAAATCCCTCGTAGCCTTATTACAGAAGTGCTCGAACTCGTTGCGGTTGGAACTATCGGAGATGTAATGCCGCTAGTGGATGAGAACCGTTCGCTTGTAAAGTATGGTCTCAGACTCATGAGACTTGGATTTAAGAACAAGGGATTAAGAAGGCTCGCAGAACTATCAGGTGTTGATTACAACAATATTACTTCTACGAACGTTGCTTTTTCGTTAGTTCCTAGGATTAATGCTGCTGGCAGACTTGGTGATGCCTCGCTTGGAGTTAGAGCATTGCTATCCGATGACGATGATGAAGTAGAGCGTCTATGCACAAAGCTTATGGAGACAAATACGAAGCGACGTGAGCTACAGCAGGAAGCTTTTGAAAACTGCATAAGTCTTGCGGATGATGAACTCGAAAAGGGTGATTTCATAATGATTGAGGCCGACCATGCTCACGAGGGAATCCTGGGAATTGTAGCTGGAAATCTCAAAGAGCGCTACAATAGACCAGTTGTTATTGTGTCACCAAACGATGGGCTCCTCAAAGGGACTGGTAGATCTATCGAGGGAATAGACTTGTATTCTCTGCTGAATCGCCATTCAGAGTATTTTGTGAAGTTCGGTGGTCATAAGGCTGCTTGCGGATTCACGATGGAGACTGAGAATCTTGAAAAGCTTAGGGCTTCGTTAAAAGAAGATGTGGCGGGACTACTTGCGGATAATGAAAAGTTATTTGACAGGACGATAGAGGCGGATATGGATATAATAGTTCCGGATACAAGTATAGAGCTTGCGCGAGCGCTAGAGCTTTTTGCCCCGTTCGGAGCAGGAAATCCAGAACCAGTGTTCAGATTCGAGAAGGTGCAGGTTGTAGATTGGAAATTCCTATCGGATAATAAACATGCGAGATTTTCTGTGATGCAGCACGGAAGTGCCATTCAGTGCATAATGTTCAACAAAGCGATGGACGTGTATAGCCTGATTGCTAGCAATAAACCTCTGACAGTTTACGGAGTGATGGACATAAATAGGTGGAAGGACAGAGAGAATGTTCAAATCAGAGTCCTCGATGTTGAGGAGGCATAGAACATTATTAATCGCATTTGCCGCAGGGTTTGGAACTGCGGTAGTTTGCGCTGTGATTTTCATGCATATTGTGCTTGGAGGGAGACTGATATCTCAGTACAAACTCGACCAATATGAGGCCCTAGATGATGAGTTCGGCAAGTACTATGACATTCAGAAAATAATCAATAACAAGGCATACTACAAGCAAGACACTGACGAAGTCGATAAAGCTGTAGCTCTTGGCATGCTAAAGACACTGGATGATAAATACGCCGAATATATGACGGAGAAAGAGTACGAGGCATTTGAACGCAGGTATTTAACATCGTATTCTGGCGTCGGAGTAGCTCTTAAGCTTGATGAAAATGATAAAATCGTGGTTAATAGGGTACTATCTGGAAGCGATGCAGAACAATCAGGGATTCTAGCGGGGGACGAACTCCTTAAAATTAATGGCAAGAATGTAAAGAGTCTAAACGATGCAGCCGAGCTAATGGAAGGCGGCGGAGACAATGATGTCGAATTTACTATCTCGCGAGGGGGAGTCGTTAAGAAGTACAAGCTCACTCGTTCTAAAGTTGAAGATGATGGTGTGACATATGAGGTGAAGGATTCATCAAAACACATAGGATATATACGCATCAGTACATTTAGAAAGGGAACTTCAAAATCATTCAAAAACGCTATAGAGATGCTTAAAACCGAGGATTGCAATAAGATCATCGTTGATATACGCGGCAATACCGGAGGGGTAGTCGAAGAAGCATTTGGCTCAGCAGACGAGGTTCTTAAAAAAGCGAAGCTTGGCAAGATAGTTTCCAAGAAAAAGACCAAGAAATACACTTCAGATGACAGTTCGGCTGATGTAAAGCTTGTAGTCCTTGTAGATCAGGATACAGCAAGTGCGGCGGAGATATTTGCGGCTGCACTAAAAGCAAACGATGTGAAAATAATTGGAACTAAGACGTACGGAAAAGGTGTAATACAGACGATTTTTAAGCTTAAGGGTGGATCTGTGGTGAAACTGACGACTGCAGAGTATATCGATCCAAATGGCAAAAGGATAAATGAAAAGGGCGTAACGCCTAATGTGGAAGCAAAGTCTGGAGACGTAGCAATTCAAGAAGCGATGAAGCTGCTTGAGAGCAAGTAGGGGGCTCGCAATGTATTTATTATATACAAATGAATACAAGAGGAATTCTGCGCATAGTAGAGAGCTACTTGCAAGGAGCATTAGAAAGCTTATCGAGAGTGATAGTAGCATAGATATTGCCCCTGAATTAGCTGCACTTACAGGTGAAGAGCTACGAAGGTATATAGCAGATAATATCGAGTTCAACAAAAATGGAAAGCCTCATATCGCTGGGATTCCAGATTATTCGATCTCTCATAGCGAGAATACTTGGGCAATCATTTTTTCAGATGCACCATGCGGCCTCGATATACAGTATAATAAAAAAGCGAAGCTCGAGAAGATTGCTGTAAAGTTATATCAGGAAGATGAGCAGGAGAGTGTAAATAAACTAGGAATAGATGAGTTCTTCCGCATATGGTCAAGGAGAGAGGCACTTATCAAAGCTGCCGGAAGCTCTGTCTTCTACGATGCTCCTAGCACAATGGGGGAAAGCACTATATATGAAGGCGCTATGTGGCGCATCTATGATGTATCGCTAGGCGCTGAGATAAGTAGTGCTGATAATGCGGGAGCTACATCTAGCGATGGATCATGCAGGAGAGAGAGATGGCTTTACGCAGCAACTGCGGTAAGAGATGATTCTGCATTTGGAGGAACTAATAATCTGCAGGTATCTACGCTTGATTAATAAACATGGGTAATATTAGCGCCGAAGGTATGTGGCAGCAAGGAGCCTCCCGCAAAATATATTACCGATAGGAGTATATGAGGATATGAGCAAGAAACGTGGCGTCGGTGACGAGGCTATGAGATACCTATCGCACCGCATGAGGACTGAGCAGGAGATGCGTCAGCACCTCAAGGAGAAGGAATATGAGGACTCCGAGATAGAGGGCGCAATTGATGACCTCAAGGCTCACCACTACATAGATGATTATGAATACGCGCTTGCTTTCTACAGGAATTCCTTCGAGAAGCTAAGGGGAGGTATGAGAGCCAAACGTGAACTCGAGCAGAAGGGCGTCGATGCTCTAACTGCAGAAAATGCCTTAGAAGATTATAAGTACGAAGCGGGTGTAGATGAGCTTGCAAATGCCAGGCGGATAGCAATAGAGAGCATATACGGCTTTGAAGCGACGAGAGGGTACGAGAACTCGGTAGAAGCCGTGCTACAGAGTGCATCAGATAGCGAAGAAGCGGAATATCTGGATGAACGCAAGATAGCATCTATGGCTAGAAAGCTAGAGAACAGAGGATATACCAGCGGTGTTATCTATAAGATAATCTCCGAGATGCGCAGCTGGAAGATCAAAGCATAAAGGTAAAGCAATAAATATATGAATACTATTATGATATTGTTATTAATTATGTGTCTAGGGTCGATGCTCATGAGCATCCTCGTTCTGATGCGCACGAAAGGCAATGAGGAGCGAATGGATACGTATTTTAAGGCGTACGGCGATGCTATTGCCAAGAGTCAGATGACGATGTCCGAGCATCAGGATTTGAGGCTCAAAGAGCTAAATGACAGCATGGCGAGGCTTCGTGCTGAGAATAACACGCAGATCGAGAATATACGCCATACGGTCGATGAGAAACTGCAGACGACTTTGGATACAAGGCTCACAAAGTCATTTGGATTAGTGAACGCGAGACTAGAGCAAGTGTACCGGGGACTCGGCGAGATGCAGTCAGTCGCACAGGGAGTTGGTGATCTCAGAAAGATACTGTCTAATGTAAAGACTCGCGGTATACTCGGTGAAGTGCAGCTTGGGTCTATTCTCGAGCAGATGCTTCCGCCTAGTCACTACGTTAAGAATGCTAGGCTTAAGGAGAACAGCAGGGAGAATGTCGAGTTTGCGATTAGACTTCCTGGAACGGACGATCACGATGTGTTCCTCCCTATCGATGCGAAGTTCCCTGGAGATGCTTATAACGCACTGCTTGAAGCATATGACCTAGGGGAGAAAGAGGCGATTAGCGAGGCGAAGAAGAAGCTCGTTAATAGAATCGAGAGTGAAGCCAAAGACATCAACTCGAAGTATATCAATCCACCGATTACGACGGATTTTGCAATACTATTCCTTCCGTTCGAAGGACTGTATTCTGAAGCGATTAATGCTGGACTCATCGAACCACTGCAGAGGAAGTACAAGGTAACCATTGCCGGACCGACCACGATGGCAGCGCTTCTTAATAGTTTACAGATGGGCTTCAACACTTTAGCGATAGAGAAGAAGAGCAGTGAAGTGTGGGAGCTACTGCACGCTGTACAGAAGGAATTTGAGAGATTTGAGGTGGTTCTAGCCAAGTCACAAGGGCACTTAAAGCAAGCTAGTGATGATATCGATGAGCTGGCAGGCGTACGCATGCGCCAGATGAAGAGAGCGCTGCAGAGAGTAAATAATATTGAAGGCGAAGAGGAATAAGTATGAAAATATACGCCATTGCGGATCTTCATCTTTCCTTTGATGAGAGAATAGATAAGCCGATGGACGTCTTTGGACCTGGCTGGGGAGACCATGCAGAGCGAGTTAAAGCTGCTTGGACCGAGCTGGTTACAGACGATGATATTGTAATAATTGCAGGAGATATATCGTGGGGCCTGAAGCTAGACGAGGCTATGGCTGACCTGGACTGGATTCATGAGCTGCCTGGTCAGAAGGTGCTGCTGCGCGGAAACCATGACCTCTGGTGGTGCAGGATTCAGCACCTTAGGACACTCTACGACGATATGCATTTTCTGCAAAATGATTGTTACTATGTAGAGGCATTAGACCTTGCGATTTGTGGCTCACGCGGCTGGCCGACACCTGACGCTACTACGTATACAGAGCATGATGAAAAGATGTATTTGCGTGAGCAAGGCAGACTTAGAAATAGCCTCGTAGATGCGAAGATAAAGGGCGCATCAGAAATTATCATGGCGATGCACTATCCGCCGGCTAAGGTGGAAGAGACGGAATTTACCAGGATTATGCAGGAATACGGTGTTACGCAGTGCGTCTATGGTCACCTTCACGGCATGGTCGCGTGGAACAATGGTATCAAGGGCGAGCATGGTGGTATAGACTATAAACTCGTTTCACTAGACTACCTCGGTGCGAAACCAAAGCTAATTTATGATAGTGAACAGGAAAAGTAACGATAAATTAAAAAAGAGGGCATTTATAAGTGAAATATGCATTTATCATTAATCCGATTGCTGGAAATGGCAAGAAGGCGGACAAGCTGTGCAAAGAAATCAGTGCAGCGGCGCTAGATTCGGAATTCGACATTGAGCTACATTATACGACCGGACCAGGTTCTGCGACGCACATCGCAGATAAGGTTGCGGCTTCTGCAGAGCGAGACGGCGAAGAAGTGCGAATCTATGCCTGCGGTGGGGATGGCACTGTGAATGAAGTTGCAAATGGTGTATACGGCCATGCAAATGCAGCACTCGGAGTTATCCCGATTGGCAGTGGAAATGACCTTATCCGTAACTTCGGGGGCCCTAAAGCCACGGATTATAAAGATCTCATGTCCCAGCTTTTGGCTGAGGAAGAAGTAATTGATGTTATGTCGTACTCATACAAGAGAGACGGAGAGAGCTATAACAGAATCGGACTCAATGCGTTTAATATCGGTTTTGACGGGAACGTTGCGATATTGGCGACTTATTTTAATAAAAAGACTTTTATCGGTGGATCGTTATCGTACGGACTGTCGATTTTTCTAAACCTCATCGAGAAGTCGGGACAGAATCTACAGGTTAATATAGATGGACAGCAGCTATTTAAGGGGCCGCTGATGATGTGCACTATTGGAAACGGTAGGTTTTGTGGTGGCGGAATTGAGAGCAGCCCAAAGGCGAAGCTCGATGATGGACTTCTAGATGTGCTTGTCGTGCATAGGATCCCAAGGCGTACTGTGCTTAAGGTTCTACCTAAATTCTCAAAAGGAAAGCTTGATGAGATAAAGGGAATAGAGAAGATTACTGAGTTTAAGCAGGGAAGAAAGATCGATATTATCCCCAGAAGTGGACACATGAAGTTTGTCGTAGATGGCGAGATAACGGAAACTGACGAGCTTGCGATAGAGGTTAAGGATAGGGCTATGCGGGTGCTAGTGCCGTATCTTCAGGTTTAGCTGAGGTTTTAAGGAACTGATTGAGCGTATCGATGCGAGGCACATCAGTAAAGAAAAATCTTGATTGGAGATTAGAGATGAAAGCTTGGGATAATCTCAGGAAGAGTTTTAAAATAGCGATTTTGACGGTGCTGTGCATAACCATGGTCTTCAGCACCGGTTTGCTTTACATGATTTCATATGGTGCTAGCGATAAAAGCTCATCTAAATCATCGAAGCAAACAGAATCAGCTAAGACGTCAAGCGTGACAAATAAGGTTCAGGCACCTGAGATAAATGCAAAGAGTGCGGTTTTATACAGCGAGAATACGAATACTGTGGTGTTCTCGAAGAATAAGAATGAACGCGTAGCTCCATTTAGCACTACGAAGCTGATGACAGCGCTGCTAGTCGTTAAGCACATAAAAAATCTTGATCAGAAAGTCACGATATCGAAGGAGGCTGCAGCTCTTGGTGGTTCTTCGATGGAGCTCAAAGAAGGAGAAGTTGTAACGGTTAGGCAGCTTCTGTATGGACTGATGATTTTGTCGGGGAACGATGCCGCGTATAGCCTCGCAGAGGTCGTATCGAATGGCAATGTCGATGAATTCGTTAAGATGATGAATGACGAAGCAAAGGCTTTAGGCTGTAAGGATACTAATTTTGTAAATCCGAACGGAATGAAAGAAGAAAATCATTATACTACAGCTAGCGATTATATGAAGATTGCTAGGGCGGCGCTTAAGAACAAACAGGTCTATAAATTTGCAAGCACCAAGAAATACGAGATGGGAGCGACCAACCTAAACGAAGCGCGCGTCATGAAATCTCATACTGACTTGATTAATACAAAGGGGTCCGGTGTAGTTGCTGGCAAAACTGGTTTCTGGAACGGTGAAGCTTCGATCGTGCTCGCTTATGATAAGAAAGATCTGAAGATGGTACTCGTGCTGTTCGGTGATGATAAGGAAAATCGTCCGAAGGATGCAAAAGCGATTTTTGAATATGCATACAAATATTTAAGGGTTAATAAGCCTGTCGCAAAAGGAAAAAAGGTCACAAAAATTCTAGTTCGCGGTGGCAAGAACACCATAGTCGATGCTTATGCAAGTGAGACGGCTTACGCGTATACCGAGAAGGGCGATCGTGCAAAGATAACTGTAAAAATAAAGCGTGATTGGTCCGTCAAGGCTCCGCTAAGGAAGGGAGACCAGGTGGCGATTGCAAAGGTTTATGTCGATGGCAAGTATGTGTCTGACGCACCGCTCGTAGTGAAGCAGAATGTGAGTAAGGGCTGGATAACATCCGAGGCATATATATCTAATCTAGGTGCTATGATATTAGGTCCAGTTCTAGTTGTTTTAATCGTGATTGCTTGCCTAGTGAAAAGGCGCAGAAAGAAAGCTGCAGTGCCAATTGGGAAGCATGATAAGGGCAGGGATAAGTAGCTAAGCGCATCGTTATATCGCTTGCGACTACTTGCGTACACCATAAGCCTATGCTATAATGACCTTCGCGGTATCCTGCAGAAACTTCCGCCCCCGTCTTGGGCTTAGTTTCTGGTTGAGGCTTTTGACCTTTATTGGTCGTTAGTCTCCAGGATATCATTTGTGGAGAGGTACCCAAGAGGCTGAAGGGACTGGCTTCGAATACCAGCAGGCGGGTAATTCCCGTGCGGGGGTTCAAATCCCCCTCTCTCCGCCATAAAAAATAGGTAGCACTTTATGTGCTACCTATTTTTATATGCGAGAAAGATTTCGACCCCGCTGGGGGTTCTGAGGATGTTGGACAGTCCGAATTGGTAAGGCGAAAAGCATTGAAAACAGGACTATCTCAAAAAATACTAATGCAGACATAACTAATAAGTTGATATGGAGGATTTTTACAGTGGTTTGTATTATAATAAGAAATATAAAACTACTGTAAAGGAGATAAACTATGACACTTAGCTATAAACCCTTAGTAGATACTTATCTTGAGCTAGGAACATTTTTAGCTAGAAAATTTGATTCTGTTGATGCTATTCCTAATAGCGGTTACATTGTATTATGATAGCGATAACCATAATTATGGCCATTAACATAGTGGCATTGTTGTTTGTGCCTTTATCACCTTTGGTTTTTTTATCAACATTGTTAATGGCAAAGAAATATAAAAAAAATGACTATGGTGATTTGTTGTCAAAGAAAAATCGTATCGTGAGCTTCGTGGTAACAGTTGCAATAGGAGGAGCATGTGTGGTGTTGGCATACATACTGCCGTATCATGAATATTATCCCAACATTATTAGAAGATTGTGTGAAACAATTGGAACAATAAATATTTATTTCGCAATAAATATATTTATTACAAAGAAATCGGTGAGAAGATATTAGTAGGCATGAATTATGGGAAGTAAGTACAGGTATGTTCTATCAATACTACAAATAGTAGTTGGAATACTTGCCGCAATGGTTTTTATTAAAACTATTGCATATGGAGGCAAAGTGGAATTGAAACTAATATCGCTAATGGCAATGATATTAGGTGTAGCAAATGGAGTTCGAGGTATACGTGAAATAAATAAACATTGATAACAATGATTATTGCAACTCATGATGATAGACTATCCTAATCATGCAATAAGATAATTTCAATGTAAATATAACGAAATATTTATAAATAATTCAAAAGGCTATTTATCTATTAAAGATATTTAGCTTTTTGTATTTTATAAAATTTGAAAGGAGAATTAAAAATGAAAGAATTAGAAAAAGTAATGAAACAATAGTGAAGATTAAAAATGAAGATTAGACAGGTGGCTTTTATGAAAACTAAATATATTAATTCGCATCGAAATTAAGAAGTTTTTCCTTTTCTAACCTTTATTGTCAAATTATGCTTATAATAATATAAGACGAGAAATAAAAAAAGCAGCAACAAGGCTGAAATGCTTAACCTCATCACTGCAACTATCGATTTGATAGCTTCCGTAGCTACATTGATTATAGCAATAAGGTATGGTTAAGGCAAGGGGGATAACAATGACTAGCTTTGACGTTTTTTTATTAATAGTATTCACAGTTAGTGTATTAACGGGAGCTGCATGCATGTTTGTACCCAGAAATCCAATACTTGGAATTAGAACCGCTTGGTCTGAGTAACGATGTCACGTGGAAGAAGAGCAATAAATTTCTAGGCATATTACTAGTAATTGTGGGATTGGTATCTATGATTGCATTTTTTACTATATCCAGCGATATGGCTGAAATAGTTTTTCTGGTATTACTGATCGCATCTTTCTTGATTAGTGTAATATATTCCAAGTTTGTTTGTGCAAAAGAAAAAGAAAAGCACTGATATCTAAACTAGCTAAGCCTATTAGATTAACATGTGGCAGGTCTACGCTAACTACCACACAGTTCATAATATCCCATTCGTCGAGATCCTTTTTTATTTCATCGACCATCCAAATGTATGAAGCGTAGTCAACTATTACGGCTCCTATACCATCACCATAATAAACCCATTCAGAAACTTGATTGCTCACGTAAAAGTTCTCCAGTCTGTAAAGGTAAAATCTAATTATATTTTAAATCTTTGACCGTAATTTTATGCATTTTAACTGTATTTATATGCCGCAGACCTTATGCAATAACTTTAATTCCAATCGCTTATAATGTATCATATTAAGTACTTAGGAAGAGCGTTATCGGAGGACGGCACATGTATAGAGAATAAATCGCAGCTATTTCGAATGGAGCAGAAGCTAAGGTTAGACTTCTTAAAGAAAACCCTGGCGGATATATTATCATGTCACTACTCGGAGGAATATACATAGGATTCGGGGTGCTGATTTCGTTTACTCTAGGCGGGCAGCTCCAGGGCGCACCTTATGCTAAGCTCGTCATGGCTATATTCTTTAGCGTAGCTCTCAGCCTTATAATAATAGCTGGGGCAGAGCTCTTTACAGGTAACAACATGATTCTTGCCGTCGGGTATATGAGGCGTAAAGTGACGATTGCCGATGTCCTCAAGATATTTGTCATATGCTGGCTTGGAAACGTTATAGGTTCGGCACTTCTCGCTGGACTGTTCAATTTGACCGGTCTATACATAGATGGTACTCAGGCAGCGGTAGTCGGTGCAGCGGCGGTAAAAATGACCCTTTCGCCTATCGCACTTCTTACGAGAGGTGCGCTTTGCAACTTCCTCGTGTGCCTTGCGGTGTGGTGCAGCTTTAGATGCAAGACCGATGCAGGCAAGCTCATCATGGTATTCTGGTGCATCGTTGCGTTCTTTGCCACTGGATTTGAGCACAGCGTTGCTAATATGACGATTCTTGCTCTTGCACTTATTAATAATGGCGGGAATGAAGCAGTTACTGTCGGTGGATACCTCTATAATCTCGGACTGGTGTCGCTTGGAAATATGATAGGTGGCGTGCTATTTGTAGCAGTTCCGTATATCGTGGCAGCTAAAGAAAAGTCCAAGTAAATTCATGAGGCAACAAGTGAATTCATAAAATGGGATGAAATAAATTAACGTTAATAGAGTAAAAGAGGGGTGGCTAAGCCATCCCTCTTATCGTATTCAAAGTATTTAATTATAAGATTGTGCTACTCTTTATAATAAAGTAGAGCGAATTCCCCGTAAACTGGTTTATACAGCTTGTAGTTGCTTGAGCCTATGAGTTTTCCAGTCTTCTGTTCGAACATCTTCACCTCGTATTCTTCGACGGTATAGACAGCCCTGAAGCCGATATGCTGCACTTTGCTTTTTTCTCCATTTAGGACAATTGGATCAGTTAATTCACTATTAATATCTTGAATAAATAGGCGCTTATATGATAGATTTCCCTCCATCCGGTTGTTTAGTCTATCAAGAGCGTACCAACTCATAAAACCGTTAGTGATAAATTTATCCTTATTTACGCGGTAACCTAGCGTATTGCCTGTTACATATGCACGAAAGGTTACGGTT
Coding sequences within it:
- the recJ gene encoding single-stranded-DNA-specific exonuclease RecJ yields the protein MNIDIFKSTPVLNELLRKRGIEGDAELEEFLSPSPKLAYDPFLLANMHAGVDLLLDAIYSGSKIVIYGDYDCDGVTSTALLMKVIGSLTDNVTYYIPSRLDEGYGLNKSAIDQIYQDEGEVIVTVDCGSVSAEEVAYANSLGIETIVTDHHTIKDVIAPGIVINPKAPEDTYPFKGLAGVGVAYKLALALSRNCEIPRSLITEVLELVAVGTIGDVMPLVDENRSLVKYGLRLMRLGFKNKGLRRLAELSGVDYNNITSTNVAFSLVPRINAAGRLGDASLGVRALLSDDDDEVERLCTKLMETNTKRRELQQEAFENCISLADDELEKGDFIMIEADHAHEGILGIVAGNLKERYNRPVVIVSPNDGLLKGTGRSIEGIDLYSLLNRHSEYFVKFGGHKAACGFTMETENLEKLRASLKEDVAGLLADNEKLFDRTIEADMDIIVPDTSIELARALELFAPFGAGNPEPVFRFEKVQVVDWKFLSDNKHARFSVMQHGSAIQCIMFNKAMDVYSLIASNKPLTVYGVMDINRWKDRENVQIRVLDVEEA
- a CDS encoding S41 family peptidase, translated to MFKSESSMLRRHRTLLIAFAAGFGTAVVCAVIFMHIVLGGRLISQYKLDQYEALDDEFGKYYDIQKIINNKAYYKQDTDEVDKAVALGMLKTLDDKYAEYMTEKEYEAFERRYLTSYSGVGVALKLDENDKIVVNRVLSGSDAEQSGILAGDELLKINGKNVKSLNDAAELMEGGGDNDVEFTISRGGVVKKYKLTRSKVEDDGVTYEVKDSSKHIGYIRISTFRKGTSKSFKNAIEMLKTEDCNKIIVDIRGNTGGVVEEAFGSADEVLKKAKLGKIVSKKKTKKYTSDDSSADVKLVVLVDQDTASAAEIFAAALKANDVKIIGTKTYGKGVIQTIFKLKGGSVVKLTTAEYIDPNGKRINEKGVTPNVEAKSGDVAIQEAMKLLESK
- a CDS encoding 4'-phosphopantetheinyl transferase family protein encodes the protein MYLLYTNEYKRNSAHSRELLARSIRKLIESDSSIDIAPELAALTGEELRRYIADNIEFNKNGKPHIAGIPDYSISHSENTWAIIFSDAPCGLDIQYNKKAKLEKIAVKLYQEDEQESVNKLGIDEFFRIWSRREALIKAAGSSVFYDAPSTMGESTIYEGAMWRIYDVSLGAEISSADNAGATSSDGSCRRERWLYAATAVRDDSAFGGTNNLQVSTLD
- a CDS encoding regulatory protein RecX gives rise to the protein MSKKRGVGDEAMRYLSHRMRTEQEMRQHLKEKEYEDSEIEGAIDDLKAHHYIDDYEYALAFYRNSFEKLRGGMRAKRELEQKGVDALTAENALEDYKYEAGVDELANARRIAIESIYGFEATRGYENSVEAVLQSASDSEEAEYLDERKIASMARKLENRGYTSGVIYKIISEMRSWKIKA
- a CDS encoding DNA recombination protein RmuC, translating into MDTYFKAYGDAIAKSQMTMSEHQDLRLKELNDSMARLRAENNTQIENIRHTVDEKLQTTLDTRLTKSFGLVNARLEQVYRGLGEMQSVAQGVGDLRKILSNVKTRGILGEVQLGSILEQMLPPSHYVKNARLKENSRENVEFAIRLPGTDDHDVFLPIDAKFPGDAYNALLEAYDLGEKEAISEAKKKLVNRIESEAKDINSKYINPPITTDFAILFLPFEGLYSEAINAGLIEPLQRKYKVTIAGPTTMAALLNSLQMGFNTLAIEKKSSEVWELLHAVQKEFERFEVVLAKSQGHLKQASDDIDELAGVRMRQMKRALQRVNNIEGEEE
- a CDS encoding metallophosphoesterase, with amino-acid sequence MKIYAIADLHLSFDERIDKPMDVFGPGWGDHAERVKAAWTELVTDDDIVIIAGDISWGLKLDEAMADLDWIHELPGQKVLLRGNHDLWWCRIQHLRTLYDDMHFLQNDCYYVEALDLAICGSRGWPTPDATTYTEHDEKMYLREQGRLRNSLVDAKIKGASEIIMAMHYPPAKVEETEFTRIMQEYGVTQCVYGHLHGMVAWNNGIKGEHGGIDYKLVSLDYLGAKPKLIYDSEQEK
- a CDS encoding diacylglycerol/lipid kinase family protein: MKYAFIINPIAGNGKKADKLCKEISAAALDSEFDIELHYTTGPGSATHIADKVAASAERDGEEVRIYACGGDGTVNEVANGVYGHANAALGVIPIGSGNDLIRNFGGPKATDYKDLMSQLLAEEEVIDVMSYSYKRDGESYNRIGLNAFNIGFDGNVAILATYFNKKTFIGGSLSYGLSIFLNLIEKSGQNLQVNIDGQQLFKGPLMMCTIGNGRFCGGGIESSPKAKLDDGLLDVLVVHRIPRRTVLKVLPKFSKGKLDEIKGIEKITEFKQGRKIDIIPRSGHMKFVVDGEITETDELAIEVKDRAMRVLVPYLQV
- a CDS encoding D-alanyl-D-alanine carboxypeptidase family protein; translation: MKAWDNLRKSFKIAILTVLCITMVFSTGLLYMISYGASDKSSSKSSKQTESAKTSSVTNKVQAPEINAKSAVLYSENTNTVVFSKNKNERVAPFSTTKLMTALLVVKHIKNLDQKVTISKEAAALGGSSMELKEGEVVTVRQLLYGLMILSGNDAAYSLAEVVSNGNVDEFVKMMNDEAKALGCKDTNFVNPNGMKEENHYTTASDYMKIARAALKNKQVYKFASTKKYEMGATNLNEARVMKSHTDLINTKGSGVVAGKTGFWNGEASIVLAYDKKDLKMVLVLFGDDKENRPKDAKAIFEYAYKYLRVNKPVAKGKKVTKILVRGGKNTIVDAYASETAYAYTEKGDRAKITVKIKRDWSVKAPLRKGDQVAIAKVYVDGKYVSDAPLVVKQNVSKGWITSEAYISNLGAMILGPVLVVLIVIACLVKRRRKKAAVPIGKHDKGRDK
- a CDS encoding SdpI family protein yields the protein MELEPLGLSNDVTWKKSNKFLGILLVIVGLVSMIAFFTISSDMAEIVFLVLLIASFLISVIYSKFVCAKEKEKH
- a CDS encoding formate/nitrite transporter family protein — encoded protein: MSNGAEAKVRLLKENPGGYIIMSLLGGIYIGFGVLISFTLGGQLQGAPYAKLVMAIFFSVALSLIIIAGAELFTGNNMILAVGYMRRKVTIADVLKIFVICWLGNVIGSALLAGLFNLTGLYIDGTQAAVVGAAAVKMTLSPIALLTRGALCNFLVCLAVWCSFRCKTDAGKLIMVFWCIVAFFATGFEHSVANMTILALALINNGGNEAVTVGGYLYNLGLVSLGNMIGGVLFVAVPYIVAAKEKSK